One segment of Clavelina lepadiformis chromosome 2, kaClaLepa1.1, whole genome shotgun sequence DNA contains the following:
- the LOC143446811 gene encoding uncharacterized protein LOC143446811 isoform X1 produces MNDAEALLARDDVKEFQASEILCKAEDSILGRGNFGTVLVGYHRVHGRLAVKCQPLQGSQQEIEASRKKFLKEIKMVHLASHDFVMRVEGMVEWEGWIGMVTKYMAAGSLHDLLFNKTIDTISVILLLRICYEVSDAITYIHNLFQITRIAHGDLKPQNILLDSDLHCKVADFGGAALSMHTLSNQGPNDDNPDEGNQYTLLFAAPERLTTDSSRVTTAMDVYSFGVIVYIVLVRRYPESARVMPNLLVFRVIEGIRFNEAEIQEKLTELREEGREDEATIVTLLQNVMRECWNHSPALRPAMMTVRDRLRSQMESIDHSKVARCVLNTVQLVNIRRGLPDEKECVSIDEIICRKKGPRGSRHRVSYPSNLPTGSAQAIQRADVEQMPHTSSVEPMSTSLTNTEKQELLRNAEVDKTNNYEQMLENCFTDDDKENATVHQYITSVQESIDNSTEATVACERLSKVVSTISLSQNELLKTAHAIINVVQLVHKKHPDQILLPILQLMQYAKDLCVKMTKLSTRVIFFERCARVMQALVSKSGSATDLIVNSVVMPYAEELLSLMLPDENDSKKWLLQAKAACWECIAACYNRTNNITRSIEFNKKTITELEREFGSNCRKLIAYGSCCNNLGSIYEMEKKPEQAEEYFLKSHYTFREVDNALSEEKKVNSIYKTINDLARLYENFPELKENKSKEIYQYLKTCDVSGYPRLINKLNMLRLAILLQLEGDKTQLSEDLCKIATEFQPPEHFCQEVVGYVAVTAKRLIQHKNLRCAATLCKCGLNLCTFIADKSDKVCHINDLFQILKKLFTISLDENEPSDLARDIIAFGEDAIDKIKQSTKTDEEIRIKYQSLCMIDVSYWCLKVEDYKKSLRLAEKGYKLLPLDLGTDQNLRCSFKALSHYIFGACKYALKNYKNAEADYKKAISVSKEQESMKALYEAARRELQEVREVIKSKSPIARIKQTICK; encoded by the exons ATGAACGATGCTGAG GCTCTGCTAGCCCGGGACGACGTGAAAGAATTTCAAGCATCCGAAATACTATGCAAGGCTGAGGATAGCATACTCGGACGAGGCAACTTTGGTACCGTACTTGTTGGTTACCACAGAGTGCATGGCAGATTGGCTGTGAAGTGTCAACCCTTACAAGGATCTCAACAGGAAATAGAAGCCTCACGCAAGAA GTTTTTAAAGGAAATAAAGATGGTGCATCTCGCCAGCCACGATTTTGTTATGCGAGTCGAAGGCATGGTAGAATGGGAAGGATGGATTGGAATGGTTACAAAGTATATGGCGGCCGGTTCCTTGCATGACCTgcttttcaacaaaaccaTCGACACTATATCGGTCATCCTTCTTTTACGAATATGCTATGAAGTGTCGGACGCAATCACTTAcatccacaatttatttcaaattacacGGATCGCGCACGGAGACctaaaaccacaaaatatcCTCCTGGATTCTGATTTGCACTGCAAAGTTGCCGATTTTGGTGGTGCCGCGTTATCTATGCATACTCTATCGAACCAAGGTCCGAATGATGATAACCCTGACGAAGGCAACCAATACACACTTCTATTCGCCGCTCCTGAACGTCTGACGACGGATTCAAGTCGCGTCACAACCGCGATGGATGTCTACAGCTTTGGTGTTATTGTATACATTGTGTTGGTGCGACGCTACCCCGAATCGGCTCGTGTGATGCCTAACCTACTGGTGTTTCGCGTTATCGAAGGCATCCGCTTCAATGAGGCTGAGATACAAGAAAAATTAACCGAGCTTCGTGAAGAAGGCCGAGAAGATGAAGCAACAATCGTAACTTTGCTTCAAAACGTTATGAGAGAATGCTGGAACCACTCACCAGCCCTGCGACCTGCGATGATGACTGTAAGAGACAGGCTGCGCAGTCAAATGGAAAGTATCGACCACTCGAAAGTAGCAAGATGCGTGCTGAACACTGTACAGCTTGTAAACATAAGACGAGGCTTACCGGATGAAAAGGAATGTGTTTCAATAGATGAAATTATATGCCGCAAAAAAG GTCCGCGAGGAAGTAGACACAGAGTTAGTTATCCTTCCAATCTTCCGACTGGCTCCGCACAAGCAATTCAACGAGCAGATGTCGAACAAATGCCACACACCTCATCAGTGGAACCAATGAGTACTTCTCTGACCAACACAG aaaagcAGGAGCTCTTGCGAAACGCAGAAGTAGACAAAACCAACAATTACGAGCAAATGTTGGAGAATTGTTTCACTGATGACGACAAAG AAAACGCAACGGTCCACCAGTATATAACTTCCGTTCAAGAGTCCATTGACAATAGCACAGAAGCAACCGTAGCTTGTGAAAGGCTGAGCAAGGTAGTCAGCACGATATCACTATCCCAAAATGAATTGCTGAAAACGGCTCATGCTATAATCAACGTGGTTCAATTGGTTCACAAGAAACACCCAGACCAGATCCTGCTGCCAATCCTGCAATTGATGCAGTACGCAAAAGACCTTTGTGTGAAGATGACCAAATTATCCACCAGGGTTATTTTCTTTGAAAGATGCGCAAGGGTGATGCAAGCTCTTGTTTCCAAGTCTGGAAGTGCGACCGACTTGATCGTTAACAGTGTCGTCATGCCTTACGCGGAGGAACTTCTAAGTCTGATGCTTCCAGATGAGAATGACAGTAAAAAGTGGCTTCTGCAAGCGAAAGCGGCGTGTTGGGAGTGCATTGCAGCCTGTTATAACCGCACCAACAACATCACAAGATCGATAGAATTCAACAAGAAGACAATAACGGAACTGGAGAGAGAATTTGGGAGCAATTGTAGGAAGCTTATCGCTTATGGGTCTTGCTGTAACAATCTCGGATCGATTTACGAGATGGAGAAGAAACCAGAACAGGCGGAAGAATATTTCCTTAAGTCGCATTACACGTTCCGCGAAGTTGACAATGCGTTAagtgaagaaaagaaagtAAATAGCATTTACAAGACAATAAATG ATTTGGCAAGACTATACGAAAACTTTCCAGAactcaaagaaaacaaaagcaaagaaatcTACCAGTATCTAAAGACCTGTGACGTATCGGGCTACCCACGTCTAATCAATAAGTTAAATATGCTCCGCTTAGCTATTCTACTACAGCTGGAGGGGGATAAGACACAACTTTCCGAAGATCTCTGCAAAATTGCCACCGAATTCCAACCACCGGAGCACTTTTGCCAGGAAGTAGTTGGCTACGTGGCAGTGACCGCAAAAAGACTAATTCAACATAAGAATTTAAGATGTGCCGCAACGCTGTGCAAATGTGGCCTCAACCTGTGCACGTTCATCGCGGATAAGTCTGATAAAGTTTGTCACATTAATGACTTGTTCCAGATccttaaaaaactttttaccatttcgcTGGATGAAAATGAGCCTAGTGACCTAGCGAGAGACATAATCGCTTTCGGAGAAGATGCAATTGATAAAATCAAGCAATCCACGAAAACAGATGAAGAGATTAGAATCAAGTATCAAAGCTTGTGCATGATCGATGTTAGCTATTGGTGTCTGAAGGTAGAAGATtacaagaaaagtttaagaCTGGCTGAAAAAGGTTACAAACTTTTACCGTTAGACCTCGGAACGGATCAAAATCTTCGTTGTTCATTTAAAGCGCTAAGTCATTACATTTTTGGCGCGTGCAAGTACGCCctgaaaaattacaaaaacgcAGAAGCGGACTACAAAAAAGCCATAAGTGTTTCCAAAGAGCAAGAAAGCATGAAAGCCTTGTATGAAGCCGCTAGGCGAGAATTACAAGAGGTTCGTGAagttattaaatcaaaaagtcCAATTGCCCGAATAAAACAGACTATTTGTAAATGA
- the LOC143446989 gene encoding uncharacterized protein LOC143446989 isoform X1: MYMLGDLFSEKQELLRNAEVDKTNNYEQMLENCFTDDDKENATVHQYITSVQESIDNSTEATVACERLSKVVSTISLSQNELLKTAHAIINVVQLVHKKHPDQILLPILQLMQYAKDLCVKMTKLSTRVIFFERCARVMQALVSKSGSATDLIVNSVVMPYAEELLSLMLPDENDSKKWLLQAKAACWECIAACYNRTNNITRSIEFNKKTITELEREFGSNCRKLIAYGSCCNNLGSIYEMEKKPEQAEEYFLKSHYTFREVDNALSEEKKVNSIYKTINDLARLYENFPELKENKSKEIYQYLKTCDVSGYPRLINKLNMLRLAILLQLEGDKTQLSEDLCKIATEFQPPEHFCQEVVGYVAVTAKRLIQHKNLRCAATLCKCGLNLCTFIADKSDKVCHINDLFQILKKLFTISLDENEPSDLARDIIAFGEDAIDKIKQSTKTDEEIRIKYQSLCMIDVSYWCLKVEDYKKSLRLAEKGYKLLPLDLGTDQNLRCSFKALSHYIFGACKYALKNYKNAEADYKKAISVSKEQESMKALYEAARRELQEVREVIKSKSPIARIKQTICK, translated from the exons ATGTATATGCTTGGGgatttgttttcagaaaagcAGGAGCTCTTGCGAAACGCAGAAGTAGACAAAACCAACAATTACGAGCAAATGTTGGAGAATTGTTTCACTGATGACGACAAAG AAAACGCAACGGTCCACCAGTATATAACTTCCGTTCAAGAGTCCATTGACAATAGCACAGAAGCAACCGTAGCTTGTGAAAGGCTGAGCAAGGTAGTCAGCACGATATCACTATCCCAAAATGAATTGCTGAAAACGGCTCATGCTATAATCAACGTGGTTCAATTGGTTCACAAGAAACACCCAGACCAGATCCTGCTGCCAATCCTGCAATTGATGCAGTACGCAAAAGACCTTTGTGTGAAGATGACCAAATTATCCACCAGGGTTATTTTCTTTGAAAGATGCGCAAGGGTGATGCAAGCTCTTGTTTCCAAGTCTGGAAGTGCGACCGACTTGATCGTTAACAGTGTCGTCATGCCTTACGCGGAGGAACTTCTAAGTCTGATGCTTCCAGATGAGAATGACAGTAAAAAGTGGCTTCTGCAAGCGAAAGCGGCGTGTTGGGAGTGCATTGCAGCCTGTTATAACCGCACCAACAACATCACAAGATCGATAGAATTCAACAAGAAGACAATAACGGAACTGGAGAGAGAATTTGGGAGCAATTGTAGGAAGCTTATCGCTTATGGGTCTTGCTGTAACAATCTCGGATCGATTTACGAGATGGAGAAGAAACCAGAACAGGCGGAAGAATATTTCCTTAAGTCGCATTACACGTTCCGCGAAGTTGACAATGCGTTAagtgaagaaaagaaagtAAATAGCATTTACAAGACAATAAATG ATTTGGCAAGACTATACGAAAACTTTCCAGAactcaaagaaaacaaaagcaaagaaatcTACCAGTATCTAAAGACCTGTGACGTATCGGGCTACCCACGTCTAATCAATAAGTTAAATATGCTCCGCTTAGCTATTCTACTACAGCTGGAGGGGGATAAGACACAACTTTCCGAAGATCTCTGCAAAATTGCCACCGAATTCCAACCACCGGAGCACTTTTGCCAGGAAGTAGTTGGCTACGTGGCAGTGACCGCAAAAAGACTAATTCAACATAAGAATTTAAGATGTGCCGCAACGCTGTGCAAATGTGGCCTCAACCTGTGCACGTTCATCGCGGATAAGTCTGATAAAGTTTGTCACATTAATGACTTGTTCCAGATccttaaaaaactttttaccatttcgcTGGATGAAAATGAGCCTAGTGACCTAGCGAGAGACATAATCGCTTTCGGAGAAGATGCAATTGATAAAATCAAGCAATCCACGAAAACAGATGAAGAGATTAGAATCAAGTATCAAAGCTTGTGCATGATCGATGTTAGCTATTGGTGTCTGAAGGTAGAAGATtacaagaaaagtttaagaCTGGCTGAAAAAGGTTACAAACTTTTACCGTTAGACCTCGGAACGGATCAAAATCTTCGTTGTTCATTTAAAGCGCTAAGTCATTACATTTTTGGCGCGTGCAAGTACGCCctgaaaaattacaaaaacgcAGAAGCGGACTACAAAAAAGCCATAAGTGTTTCCAAAGAGCAAGAAAGCATG
- the LOC143446811 gene encoding uncharacterized protein LOC143446811 isoform X2 — translation MVHLASHDFVMRVEGMVEWEGWIGMVTKYMAAGSLHDLLFNKTIDTISVILLLRICYEVSDAITYIHNLFQITRIAHGDLKPQNILLDSDLHCKVADFGGAALSMHTLSNQGPNDDNPDEGNQYTLLFAAPERLTTDSSRVTTAMDVYSFGVIVYIVLVRRYPESARVMPNLLVFRVIEGIRFNEAEIQEKLTELREEGREDEATIVTLLQNVMRECWNHSPALRPAMMTVRDRLRSQMESIDHSKVARCVLNTVQLVNIRRGLPDEKECVSIDEIICRKKGPRGSRHRVSYPSNLPTGSAQAIQRADVEQMPHTSSVEPMSTSLTNTEKQELLRNAEVDKTNNYEQMLENCFTDDDKENATVHQYITSVQESIDNSTEATVACERLSKVVSTISLSQNELLKTAHAIINVVQLVHKKHPDQILLPILQLMQYAKDLCVKMTKLSTRVIFFERCARVMQALVSKSGSATDLIVNSVVMPYAEELLSLMLPDENDSKKWLLQAKAACWECIAACYNRTNNITRSIEFNKKTITELEREFGSNCRKLIAYGSCCNNLGSIYEMEKKPEQAEEYFLKSHYTFREVDNALSEEKKVNSIYKTINDLARLYENFPELKENKSKEIYQYLKTCDVSGYPRLINKLNMLRLAILLQLEGDKTQLSEDLCKIATEFQPPEHFCQEVVGYVAVTAKRLIQHKNLRCAATLCKCGLNLCTFIADKSDKVCHINDLFQILKKLFTISLDENEPSDLARDIIAFGEDAIDKIKQSTKTDEEIRIKYQSLCMIDVSYWCLKVEDYKKSLRLAEKGYKLLPLDLGTDQNLRCSFKALSHYIFGACKYALKNYKNAEADYKKAISVSKEQESMKALYEAARRELQEVREVIKSKSPIARIKQTICK, via the exons ATGGTGCATCTCGCCAGCCACGATTTTGTTATGCGAGTCGAAGGCATGGTAGAATGGGAAGGATGGATTGGAATGGTTACAAAGTATATGGCGGCCGGTTCCTTGCATGACCTgcttttcaacaaaaccaTCGACACTATATCGGTCATCCTTCTTTTACGAATATGCTATGAAGTGTCGGACGCAATCACTTAcatccacaatttatttcaaattacacGGATCGCGCACGGAGACctaaaaccacaaaatatcCTCCTGGATTCTGATTTGCACTGCAAAGTTGCCGATTTTGGTGGTGCCGCGTTATCTATGCATACTCTATCGAACCAAGGTCCGAATGATGATAACCCTGACGAAGGCAACCAATACACACTTCTATTCGCCGCTCCTGAACGTCTGACGACGGATTCAAGTCGCGTCACAACCGCGATGGATGTCTACAGCTTTGGTGTTATTGTATACATTGTGTTGGTGCGACGCTACCCCGAATCGGCTCGTGTGATGCCTAACCTACTGGTGTTTCGCGTTATCGAAGGCATCCGCTTCAATGAGGCTGAGATACAAGAAAAATTAACCGAGCTTCGTGAAGAAGGCCGAGAAGATGAAGCAACAATCGTAACTTTGCTTCAAAACGTTATGAGAGAATGCTGGAACCACTCACCAGCCCTGCGACCTGCGATGATGACTGTAAGAGACAGGCTGCGCAGTCAAATGGAAAGTATCGACCACTCGAAAGTAGCAAGATGCGTGCTGAACACTGTACAGCTTGTAAACATAAGACGAGGCTTACCGGATGAAAAGGAATGTGTTTCAATAGATGAAATTATATGCCGCAAAAAAG GTCCGCGAGGAAGTAGACACAGAGTTAGTTATCCTTCCAATCTTCCGACTGGCTCCGCACAAGCAATTCAACGAGCAGATGTCGAACAAATGCCACACACCTCATCAGTGGAACCAATGAGTACTTCTCTGACCAACACAG aaaagcAGGAGCTCTTGCGAAACGCAGAAGTAGACAAAACCAACAATTACGAGCAAATGTTGGAGAATTGTTTCACTGATGACGACAAAG AAAACGCAACGGTCCACCAGTATATAACTTCCGTTCAAGAGTCCATTGACAATAGCACAGAAGCAACCGTAGCTTGTGAAAGGCTGAGCAAGGTAGTCAGCACGATATCACTATCCCAAAATGAATTGCTGAAAACGGCTCATGCTATAATCAACGTGGTTCAATTGGTTCACAAGAAACACCCAGACCAGATCCTGCTGCCAATCCTGCAATTGATGCAGTACGCAAAAGACCTTTGTGTGAAGATGACCAAATTATCCACCAGGGTTATTTTCTTTGAAAGATGCGCAAGGGTGATGCAAGCTCTTGTTTCCAAGTCTGGAAGTGCGACCGACTTGATCGTTAACAGTGTCGTCATGCCTTACGCGGAGGAACTTCTAAGTCTGATGCTTCCAGATGAGAATGACAGTAAAAAGTGGCTTCTGCAAGCGAAAGCGGCGTGTTGGGAGTGCATTGCAGCCTGTTATAACCGCACCAACAACATCACAAGATCGATAGAATTCAACAAGAAGACAATAACGGAACTGGAGAGAGAATTTGGGAGCAATTGTAGGAAGCTTATCGCTTATGGGTCTTGCTGTAACAATCTCGGATCGATTTACGAGATGGAGAAGAAACCAGAACAGGCGGAAGAATATTTCCTTAAGTCGCATTACACGTTCCGCGAAGTTGACAATGCGTTAagtgaagaaaagaaagtAAATAGCATTTACAAGACAATAAATG ATTTGGCAAGACTATACGAAAACTTTCCAGAactcaaagaaaacaaaagcaaagaaatcTACCAGTATCTAAAGACCTGTGACGTATCGGGCTACCCACGTCTAATCAATAAGTTAAATATGCTCCGCTTAGCTATTCTACTACAGCTGGAGGGGGATAAGACACAACTTTCCGAAGATCTCTGCAAAATTGCCACCGAATTCCAACCACCGGAGCACTTTTGCCAGGAAGTAGTTGGCTACGTGGCAGTGACCGCAAAAAGACTAATTCAACATAAGAATTTAAGATGTGCCGCAACGCTGTGCAAATGTGGCCTCAACCTGTGCACGTTCATCGCGGATAAGTCTGATAAAGTTTGTCACATTAATGACTTGTTCCAGATccttaaaaaactttttaccatttcgcTGGATGAAAATGAGCCTAGTGACCTAGCGAGAGACATAATCGCTTTCGGAGAAGATGCAATTGATAAAATCAAGCAATCCACGAAAACAGATGAAGAGATTAGAATCAAGTATCAAAGCTTGTGCATGATCGATGTTAGCTATTGGTGTCTGAAGGTAGAAGATtacaagaaaagtttaagaCTGGCTGAAAAAGGTTACAAACTTTTACCGTTAGACCTCGGAACGGATCAAAATCTTCGTTGTTCATTTAAAGCGCTAAGTCATTACATTTTTGGCGCGTGCAAGTACGCCctgaaaaattacaaaaacgcAGAAGCGGACTACAAAAAAGCCATAAGTGTTTCCAAAGAGCAAGAAAGCATGAAAGCCTTGTATGAAGCCGCTAGGCGAGAATTACAAGAGGTTCGTGAagttattaaatcaaaaagtcCAATTGCCCGAATAAAACAGACTATTTGTAAATGA
- the LOC143446979 gene encoding receptor-interacting serine/threonine-protein kinase 1-like: protein MNDAEALLARDDVKEFQASEILCKAEDSILGRGNFGTVLVGYHRVHGRLAVKCQPLQGSQQEIEASRKKFLKEIKMVHLASHDFVMRVEGMVEWEGWIGMVTKYMAAGSLHDLLFNKTIDTISVILLLRICYEVSDAITYIHNLFQITRIAHGDLKPQNILLDSDLHCKVADFGGAALSMHTLSNQGPNDDNPDEGNQYTLLFAAPERLTTDSSRVTTAMDVYSFGVIVYIVLVRRYPESARVMPNLLVFRVIEGIRFNEAEIQEKLTELREEGREDEATIVTLLQNVMRECWNHSPALRPAMMTVRDRLRSQMESIDHSKVARCVLNTVLQLVNIRRGLPDEKECVSIDEIICRKKGPRGSRHRVSYPSNLPTGSAQAIQRADVEQMPHTSSVEPGARHMAAGKWPRTNSPGSTERDVN, encoded by the exons ATGAACGATGCTGAG GCTCTGCTAGCCCGGGACGACGTGAAAGAATTTCAAGCATCCGAAATACTATGCAAGGCTGAGGATAGCATACTCGGACGAGGCAACTTTGGTACCGTACTTGTTGGTTACCACAGAGTGCATGGCAGATTGGCTGTGAAGTGTCAACCCTTACAAGGATCTCAACAGGAAATAGAAGCCTCACGCAAGAA GTTTTTAAAGGAAATAAAGATGGTGCATCTCGCCAGCCACGATTTTGTTATGCGAGTCGAAGGCATGGTAGAATGGGAAGGATGGATTGGAATGGTTACAAAGTATATGGCGGCCGGTTCCTTGCATGACCTgcttttcaacaaaaccaTCGACACTATATCGGTCATCCTTCTTTTACGAATATGCTATGAAGTGTCGGACGCAATCACTTAcatccacaatttatttcaaattacacGGATCGCGCACGGAGACctaaaaccacaaaatatcCTCCTGGATTCTGATTTGCACTGCAAAGTTGCCGATTTTGGTGGTGCCGCGTTATCTATGCATACTCTATCGAACCAAGGTCCGAATGATGATAACCCTGACGAAGGCAACCAATACACACTTCTATTCGCCGCTCCTGAACGTCTGACGACGGATTCAAGTCGCGTCACAACCGCGATGGATGTCTACAGCTTTGGTGTTATTGTATACATTGTGTTGGTGCGACGCTACCCCGAATCGGCTCGTGTGATGCCTAACCTACTGGTGTTTCGCGTTATCGAAGGCATCCGCTTCAATGAGGCTGAGATACAAGAAAAATTAACCGAGCTTCGTGAAGAAGGCCGAGAAGATGAAGCAACAATCGTAACTTTGCTTCAAAACGTTATGAGAGAATGCTGGAACCACTCACCAGCCCTGCGACCTGCGATGATGACTGTAAGAGACAGGCTGCGCAGTCAAATGGAAAGTATCGACCACTCGAAAGTAGCAAGATGCGTGCTGAACACTGTATTACAGCTTGTAAACATAAGACGAGGCTTACCGGATGAAAAGGAATGTGTTTCAATAGATGAAATTATATGCCGCAAAAAAG GTCCGCGAGGAAGTAGACACAGAGTTAGTTATCCTTCCAATCTTCCGACTGGCTCCGCACAAGCAATTCAACGAGCAGATGTCGAACAAATGCCACACACCTCATCAGTGGAACcgggagcacgacatatggccgcgggaaagtggccgcgaacaaactcaccggggtcaactgaacgtgacgtaaattga
- the LOC143446989 gene encoding uncharacterized protein LOC143446989 isoform X2 — MSTSLTNTEKQELLRNAEVDKTNNYEQMLENCFTDDDKENATVHQYITSVQESIDNSTEATVACERLSKVVSTISLSQNELLKTAHAIINVVQLVHKKHPDQILLPILQLMQYAKDLCVKMTKLSTRVIFFERCARVMQALVSKSGSATDLIVNSVVMPYAEELLSLMLPDENDSKKWLLQAKAACWECIAACYNRTNNITRSIEFNKKTITELEREFGSNCRKLIAYGSCCNNLGSIYEMEKKPEQAEEYFLKSHYTFREVDNALSEEKKVNSIYKTINDLARLYENFPELKENKSKEIYQYLKTCDVSGYPRLINKLNMLRLAILLQLEGDKTQLSEDLCKIATEFQPPEHFCQEVVGYVAVTAKRLIQHKNLRCAATLCKCGLNLCTFIADKSDKVCHINDLFQILKKLFTISLDENEPSDLARDIIAFGEDAIDKIKQSTKTDEEIRIKYQSLCMIDVSYWCLKVEDYKKSLRLAEKGYKLLPLDLGTDQNLRCSFKALSHYIFGACKYALKNYKNAEADYKKAISVSKEQESMKALYEAARRELQEVREVIKSKSPIARIKQTICK, encoded by the exons ATGAGTACTTCTCTGACCAACACAG aaaagcAGGAGCTCTTGCGAAACGCAGAAGTAGACAAAACCAACAATTACGAGCAAATGTTGGAGAATTGTTTCACTGATGACGACAAAG AAAACGCAACGGTCCACCAGTATATAACTTCCGTTCAAGAGTCCATTGACAATAGCACAGAAGCAACCGTAGCTTGTGAAAGGCTGAGCAAGGTAGTCAGCACGATATCACTATCCCAAAATGAATTGCTGAAAACGGCTCATGCTATAATCAACGTGGTTCAATTGGTTCACAAGAAACACCCAGACCAGATCCTGCTGCCAATCCTGCAATTGATGCAGTACGCAAAAGACCTTTGTGTGAAGATGACCAAATTATCCACCAGGGTTATTTTCTTTGAAAGATGCGCAAGGGTGATGCAAGCTCTTGTTTCCAAGTCTGGAAGTGCGACCGACTTGATCGTTAACAGTGTCGTCATGCCTTACGCGGAGGAACTTCTAAGTCTGATGCTTCCAGATGAGAATGACAGTAAAAAGTGGCTTCTGCAAGCGAAAGCGGCGTGTTGGGAGTGCATTGCAGCCTGTTATAACCGCACCAACAACATCACAAGATCGATAGAATTCAACAAGAAGACAATAACGGAACTGGAGAGAGAATTTGGGAGCAATTGTAGGAAGCTTATCGCTTATGGGTCTTGCTGTAACAATCTCGGATCGATTTACGAGATGGAGAAGAAACCAGAACAGGCGGAAGAATATTTCCTTAAGTCGCATTACACGTTCCGCGAAGTTGACAATGCGTTAagtgaagaaaagaaagtAAATAGCATTTACAAGACAATAAATG ATTTGGCAAGACTATACGAAAACTTTCCAGAactcaaagaaaacaaaagcaaagaaatcTACCAGTATCTAAAGACCTGTGACGTATCGGGCTACCCACGTCTAATCAATAAGTTAAATATGCTCCGCTTAGCTATTCTACTACAGCTGGAGGGGGATAAGACACAACTTTCCGAAGATCTCTGCAAAATTGCCACCGAATTCCAACCACCGGAGCACTTTTGCCAGGAAGTAGTTGGCTACGTGGCAGTGACCGCAAAAAGACTAATTCAACATAAGAATTTAAGATGTGCCGCAACGCTGTGCAAATGTGGCCTCAACCTGTGCACGTTCATCGCGGATAAGTCTGATAAAGTTTGTCACATTAATGACTTGTTCCAGATccttaaaaaactttttaccatttcgcTGGATGAAAATGAGCCTAGTGACCTAGCGAGAGACATAATCGCTTTCGGAGAAGATGCAATTGATAAAATCAAGCAATCCACGAAAACAGATGAAGAGATTAGAATCAAGTATCAAAGCTTGTGCATGATCGATGTTAGCTATTGGTGTCTGAAGGTAGAAGATtacaagaaaagtttaagaCTGGCTGAAAAAGGTTACAAACTTTTACCGTTAGACCTCGGAACGGATCAAAATCTTCGTTGTTCATTTAAAGCGCTAAGTCATTACATTTTTGGCGCGTGCAAGTACGCCctgaaaaattacaaaaacgcAGAAGCGGACTACAAAAAAGCCATAAGTGTTTCCAAAGAGCAAGAAAGCATG